The Coregonus clupeaformis isolate EN_2021a chromosome 13, ASM2061545v1, whole genome shotgun sequence genome includes a region encoding these proteins:
- the dtx2 gene encoding probable E3 ubiquitin-protein ligase DTX2 isoform X1, whose amino-acid sequence MATASSSCVGINGSRNGPSISTPTLGAPGQSQPMVVVWEWQDDLGSWRPYSGQVSGYIEQYFSSPRGHRGGGPGTTSISLGQSDPSLSPYLIDIPSLNQFRQDTGKTRSVRRQLFAQSSGLGSGVYWEWANDEGGWTPYETRTSILLEHSYLARQATADMASHGYNYIVDLTALAQVNKATGFRRQVRRQGNFPYPLASGASVIHSGPACSCHQCLSHSCTGPMPSRSRHSFSSGQLSLPSFQGPSRAAGAHPTSVYSPYPRRPLSVGGMAWGGPWPPSTSASQFPGTPLSYPTSANGLSVPTIPLQRNGSTSVSSALAGMASILMSAVGLGVRFTSAPLPHPSSAPPPPSSTSRPAGSKTHSSSSVRRAKRQHRTAPAQKPEDVIHRYMEEVASAQDEDCIICMDRLSCPSDYAVVSEGAKSIPPGAVGKFTKCGHTLHMLCMLAMYNNGTKDGSLQCPSCKTIYGEKTGTQPKGKMEIYSIAQSLPGHPDCGTIQIIYSIPPGIQGPEHPNPGQPYTCRGFPRFCFLPDNDKGRKVLELLKVAWTRRLIFTVGTSSTTGEPDTVVWNEIHHKTEMMSNVSGHGYPDPNYLDNVLSELSSQGVTADCLVKQEGPSQGGASNSGL is encoded by the exons GATCTTGGCTCCTGGCGACCATACAGCGGCCAGGTGAGCGGCTACATCGAACAATACTTCTCCTCTCCGCGGGGACACAGAGGTGGGGGTCCTGGCACCACCAGCATCAGCCTCGGACAATCAGACCCCAGCTTGTCGCCTTATCTCATAGACATACCAAGCTTGAACCAGTTCCGCCAAGATACAG GGAAAACGCGGTCTGTACGCCGCCAATTGTTTGCCCAGTCCTCAGGCTTGGGTAGCGGAGTATATTGGGAGTGGGCGAATGACGAAGGAGGATGGACTCCATACGAGACTCGCACTTCTATCCTACTAGAACACAGCTACCTGGCACGGCAGGCCACGGCGGACATGGCCTCACATGGCTATAACTACATAGTGGACCTCACAGCGCTGGCCCAGGTCAACAAGGCCACAGGCTTCAGGCGGCAGGTCCGACGGCAGGGTAACTTCCCCTACCCGCTGGCGTCTGGCGCCTCCGTCATCCACTCgggcccggcctgctcctgccaCCAGTGTCTGAGCCACAGTTGCACTGGCCCCATGCCCAGCCGCTCACGCCACTCCTTCTCCTCTGGCCAGCTGAGCCTGCCCAGCTTCCAGGGCCCCAGCAGGGCGGCTGGAGCTCACCCCACCTCGGTGTACTCGCCCTACCCCAGGAGGCCTCTTTCTGTGGGGGGCATGGCGTGGGGTGGCCCTTGGCCCCCGTCAACCTCCGCTAGTCAGTTCCCTGGAACTCCACTGTCCTACCCCACCAGTGCCAATGGCTTAAG TGTCCCCACCATCCCTCTGCAACGGAATGGATCCACCAGTGTGAGCTCAGCCCTTGCAG GCATGGCCTCCATTTTGATGTCAGCAGTGGGACTCGGCGTGCGCTTCACGAGTGCCCCCCTCCCACATCCCTCTTccgctcctcctccccccagcagcaccagcaggCCCGCAGGCTCCAAAACTCACAGCAGCAGCTCGGTTAGGAGGGCAAAGAGGCAGCACAGGACAG CCCCAGCCCAGAAACCAGAGGATGTCATTCACCGCTACATGGAGGAAGTGGCCTCTGCTCAAGACGAG GACTGCATCATCTGTATGGACCGGCTGTCGTGTCCGTCGGATTATGCTGTGGTGTCCGAGGGAGCCAAGTCCATCCCGCCCGGCGCCGTGGGCAAGTTCACCAAGTGTGGACACACCTTGCACATGCTCTGCATGCTGGCCATGTACAACAATGGAACCAAG GATGGCAGCCTCCAGTGCCCCTCATGCAAGACGATCTACGGCGAGAAGACTGGGACCCAGCCCAAGGGCAAGATGGAGATCTATAGTATTGCCCAGTCCCTCCCCGGCCACCCAGACTGTGGAACTATCCAGATAATTTACAGCATACCCCCTGGGATACAG GGTCCAGAGCACCCTAACCCGGGGCAGCCATACACCTGTAGAGGCTTCCCTCGCTTCTGCTTCCTCCCAGACAACGACAAGGGCAGAAAG GTACTTGAGCTGCTGAAGGTAGCGTGGACACGGCGCCTCATCTTCACAGTGGGCACGTCTAGCACCACGGGCGAGCCTGACACAGTGGTGTGGAACGAGATCCACCACAAGACGGAGATGATGTCCAACGTGTCAGGCCACGGCTACCCGGACCCCAACTATCTGGACAATGTGCTGTCCGAGCTGTCCTCTCAGGGGGTGACCGCCGACTGCCTGGTCAAACAGGAGGGCCCCAGCCAGGGAGGAGCGTCAAACTCTGGACTGTGA
- the dtx2 gene encoding probable E3 ubiquitin-protein ligase DTX2 isoform X3 has product MATASSSCVGINGSRNGPSISTPTLGAPGQSQPMVVVWEWQDDLGSWRPYSGQVSGYIEQYFSSPRGHRGGGPGTTSISLGQSDPSLSPYLIDIPSLNQFRQDTGKTRSVRRQLFAQSSGLGSGVYWEWANDEGGWTPYETRTSILLEHSYLARQATADMASHGYNYIVDLTALAQVNKATGFRRQVRRQGNFPYPLASGASVIHSGPACSCHQCLSHSCTGPMPSRSRHSFSSGQLSLPSFQGPSRAAGAHPTSVYSPYPRRPLSVGGMAWGGPWPPSTSASQFPGTPLSYPTSANGLSVPTIPLQRNGSTSVSSALAAPAQKPEDVIHRYMEEVASAQDEDCIICMDRLSCPSDYAVVSEGAKSIPPGAVGKFTKCGHTLHMLCMLAMYNNGTKDGSLQCPSCKTIYGEKTGTQPKGKMEIYSIAQSLPGHPDCGTIQIIYSIPPGIQGPEHPNPGQPYTCRGFPRFCFLPDNDKGRKVLELLKVAWTRRLIFTVGTSSTTGEPDTVVWNEIHHKTEMMSNVSGHGYPDPNYLDNVLSELSSQGVTADCLVKQEGPSQGGASNSGL; this is encoded by the exons GATCTTGGCTCCTGGCGACCATACAGCGGCCAGGTGAGCGGCTACATCGAACAATACTTCTCCTCTCCGCGGGGACACAGAGGTGGGGGTCCTGGCACCACCAGCATCAGCCTCGGACAATCAGACCCCAGCTTGTCGCCTTATCTCATAGACATACCAAGCTTGAACCAGTTCCGCCAAGATACAG GGAAAACGCGGTCTGTACGCCGCCAATTGTTTGCCCAGTCCTCAGGCTTGGGTAGCGGAGTATATTGGGAGTGGGCGAATGACGAAGGAGGATGGACTCCATACGAGACTCGCACTTCTATCCTACTAGAACACAGCTACCTGGCACGGCAGGCCACGGCGGACATGGCCTCACATGGCTATAACTACATAGTGGACCTCACAGCGCTGGCCCAGGTCAACAAGGCCACAGGCTTCAGGCGGCAGGTCCGACGGCAGGGTAACTTCCCCTACCCGCTGGCGTCTGGCGCCTCCGTCATCCACTCgggcccggcctgctcctgccaCCAGTGTCTGAGCCACAGTTGCACTGGCCCCATGCCCAGCCGCTCACGCCACTCCTTCTCCTCTGGCCAGCTGAGCCTGCCCAGCTTCCAGGGCCCCAGCAGGGCGGCTGGAGCTCACCCCACCTCGGTGTACTCGCCCTACCCCAGGAGGCCTCTTTCTGTGGGGGGCATGGCGTGGGGTGGCCCTTGGCCCCCGTCAACCTCCGCTAGTCAGTTCCCTGGAACTCCACTGTCCTACCCCACCAGTGCCAATGGCTTAAG TGTCCCCACCATCCCTCTGCAACGGAATGGATCCACCAGTGTGAGCTCAGCCCTTGCAG CCCCAGCCCAGAAACCAGAGGATGTCATTCACCGCTACATGGAGGAAGTGGCCTCTGCTCAAGACGAG GACTGCATCATCTGTATGGACCGGCTGTCGTGTCCGTCGGATTATGCTGTGGTGTCCGAGGGAGCCAAGTCCATCCCGCCCGGCGCCGTGGGCAAGTTCACCAAGTGTGGACACACCTTGCACATGCTCTGCATGCTGGCCATGTACAACAATGGAACCAAG GATGGCAGCCTCCAGTGCCCCTCATGCAAGACGATCTACGGCGAGAAGACTGGGACCCAGCCCAAGGGCAAGATGGAGATCTATAGTATTGCCCAGTCCCTCCCCGGCCACCCAGACTGTGGAACTATCCAGATAATTTACAGCATACCCCCTGGGATACAG GGTCCAGAGCACCCTAACCCGGGGCAGCCATACACCTGTAGAGGCTTCCCTCGCTTCTGCTTCCTCCCAGACAACGACAAGGGCAGAAAG GTACTTGAGCTGCTGAAGGTAGCGTGGACACGGCGCCTCATCTTCACAGTGGGCACGTCTAGCACCACGGGCGAGCCTGACACAGTGGTGTGGAACGAGATCCACCACAAGACGGAGATGATGTCCAACGTGTCAGGCCACGGCTACCCGGACCCCAACTATCTGGACAATGTGCTGTCCGAGCTGTCCTCTCAGGGGGTGACCGCCGACTGCCTGGTCAAACAGGAGGGCCCCAGCCAGGGAGGAGCGTCAAACTCTGGACTGTGA
- the dtx2 gene encoding probable E3 ubiquitin-protein ligase DTX2 isoform X2: MATASSSCVGINGSRNGPSISTPTLGAPGQSQPMVVVWEWQDDLGSWRPYSGQVSGYIEQYFSSPRGHRGGGPGTTSISLGQSDPSLSPYLIDIPSLNQFRQDTGKTRSVRRQLFAQSSGLGSGVYWEWANDEGGWTPYETRTSILLEHSYLARQATADMASHGYNYIVDLTALAQVNKATGFRRQVRRQGNFPYPLASGASVIHSGPACSCHQCLSHSCTGPMPSRSRHSFSSGQLSLPSFQGPSRAAGAHPTSVYSPYPRRPLSVGGMAWGGPWPPSTSASQFPGTPLSYPTSANGLSVPTIPLQRNGSTSVSSALAGMASILMSAVGLGVRFTSAPLPHPSSAPPPPSSTSRPAGSKTHSSSSVRRAKRQHRTAPAQKPEDVIHRYMEEVASAQDEDGSLQCPSCKTIYGEKTGTQPKGKMEIYSIAQSLPGHPDCGTIQIIYSIPPGIQGPEHPNPGQPYTCRGFPRFCFLPDNDKGRKVLELLKVAWTRRLIFTVGTSSTTGEPDTVVWNEIHHKTEMMSNVSGHGYPDPNYLDNVLSELSSQGVTADCLVKQEGPSQGGASNSGL; encoded by the exons GATCTTGGCTCCTGGCGACCATACAGCGGCCAGGTGAGCGGCTACATCGAACAATACTTCTCCTCTCCGCGGGGACACAGAGGTGGGGGTCCTGGCACCACCAGCATCAGCCTCGGACAATCAGACCCCAGCTTGTCGCCTTATCTCATAGACATACCAAGCTTGAACCAGTTCCGCCAAGATACAG GGAAAACGCGGTCTGTACGCCGCCAATTGTTTGCCCAGTCCTCAGGCTTGGGTAGCGGAGTATATTGGGAGTGGGCGAATGACGAAGGAGGATGGACTCCATACGAGACTCGCACTTCTATCCTACTAGAACACAGCTACCTGGCACGGCAGGCCACGGCGGACATGGCCTCACATGGCTATAACTACATAGTGGACCTCACAGCGCTGGCCCAGGTCAACAAGGCCACAGGCTTCAGGCGGCAGGTCCGACGGCAGGGTAACTTCCCCTACCCGCTGGCGTCTGGCGCCTCCGTCATCCACTCgggcccggcctgctcctgccaCCAGTGTCTGAGCCACAGTTGCACTGGCCCCATGCCCAGCCGCTCACGCCACTCCTTCTCCTCTGGCCAGCTGAGCCTGCCCAGCTTCCAGGGCCCCAGCAGGGCGGCTGGAGCTCACCCCACCTCGGTGTACTCGCCCTACCCCAGGAGGCCTCTTTCTGTGGGGGGCATGGCGTGGGGTGGCCCTTGGCCCCCGTCAACCTCCGCTAGTCAGTTCCCTGGAACTCCACTGTCCTACCCCACCAGTGCCAATGGCTTAAG TGTCCCCACCATCCCTCTGCAACGGAATGGATCCACCAGTGTGAGCTCAGCCCTTGCAG GCATGGCCTCCATTTTGATGTCAGCAGTGGGACTCGGCGTGCGCTTCACGAGTGCCCCCCTCCCACATCCCTCTTccgctcctcctccccccagcagcaccagcaggCCCGCAGGCTCCAAAACTCACAGCAGCAGCTCGGTTAGGAGGGCAAAGAGGCAGCACAGGACAG CCCCAGCCCAGAAACCAGAGGATGTCATTCACCGCTACATGGAGGAAGTGGCCTCTGCTCAAGACGAG GATGGCAGCCTCCAGTGCCCCTCATGCAAGACGATCTACGGCGAGAAGACTGGGACCCAGCCCAAGGGCAAGATGGAGATCTATAGTATTGCCCAGTCCCTCCCCGGCCACCCAGACTGTGGAACTATCCAGATAATTTACAGCATACCCCCTGGGATACAG GGTCCAGAGCACCCTAACCCGGGGCAGCCATACACCTGTAGAGGCTTCCCTCGCTTCTGCTTCCTCCCAGACAACGACAAGGGCAGAAAG GTACTTGAGCTGCTGAAGGTAGCGTGGACACGGCGCCTCATCTTCACAGTGGGCACGTCTAGCACCACGGGCGAGCCTGACACAGTGGTGTGGAACGAGATCCACCACAAGACGGAGATGATGTCCAACGTGTCAGGCCACGGCTACCCGGACCCCAACTATCTGGACAATGTGCTGTCCGAGCTGTCCTCTCAGGGGGTGACCGCCGACTGCCTGGTCAAACAGGAGGGCCCCAGCCAGGGAGGAGCGTCAAACTCTGGACTGTGA
- the dtx2 gene encoding probable E3 ubiquitin-protein ligase DTX2 isoform X4, translating to MATASSSCVGINGSRNGPSISTPTLGAPGQSQPMVVVWEWQDDLGSWRPYSGQVSGYIEQYFSSPRGHRGGGPGTTSISLGQSDPSLSPYLIDIPSLNQFRQDTGKTRSVRRQLFAQSSGLGSGVYWEWANDEGGWTPYETRTSILLEHSYLARQATADMASHGYNYIVDLTALAQVNKATGFRRQVRRQGNFPYPLASGASVIHSGPACSCHQCLSHSCTGPMPSRSRHSFSSGQLSLPSFQGPSRAAGAHPTSVYSPYPRRPLSVGGMAWGGPWPPSTSASQFPGTPLSYPTSANGLSVPTIPLQRNGSTSVSSALAAPAQKPEDVIHRYMEEVASAQDEDGSLQCPSCKTIYGEKTGTQPKGKMEIYSIAQSLPGHPDCGTIQIIYSIPPGIQGPEHPNPGQPYTCRGFPRFCFLPDNDKGRKVLELLKVAWTRRLIFTVGTSSTTGEPDTVVWNEIHHKTEMMSNVSGHGYPDPNYLDNVLSELSSQGVTADCLVKQEGPSQGGASNSGL from the exons GATCTTGGCTCCTGGCGACCATACAGCGGCCAGGTGAGCGGCTACATCGAACAATACTTCTCCTCTCCGCGGGGACACAGAGGTGGGGGTCCTGGCACCACCAGCATCAGCCTCGGACAATCAGACCCCAGCTTGTCGCCTTATCTCATAGACATACCAAGCTTGAACCAGTTCCGCCAAGATACAG GGAAAACGCGGTCTGTACGCCGCCAATTGTTTGCCCAGTCCTCAGGCTTGGGTAGCGGAGTATATTGGGAGTGGGCGAATGACGAAGGAGGATGGACTCCATACGAGACTCGCACTTCTATCCTACTAGAACACAGCTACCTGGCACGGCAGGCCACGGCGGACATGGCCTCACATGGCTATAACTACATAGTGGACCTCACAGCGCTGGCCCAGGTCAACAAGGCCACAGGCTTCAGGCGGCAGGTCCGACGGCAGGGTAACTTCCCCTACCCGCTGGCGTCTGGCGCCTCCGTCATCCACTCgggcccggcctgctcctgccaCCAGTGTCTGAGCCACAGTTGCACTGGCCCCATGCCCAGCCGCTCACGCCACTCCTTCTCCTCTGGCCAGCTGAGCCTGCCCAGCTTCCAGGGCCCCAGCAGGGCGGCTGGAGCTCACCCCACCTCGGTGTACTCGCCCTACCCCAGGAGGCCTCTTTCTGTGGGGGGCATGGCGTGGGGTGGCCCTTGGCCCCCGTCAACCTCCGCTAGTCAGTTCCCTGGAACTCCACTGTCCTACCCCACCAGTGCCAATGGCTTAAG TGTCCCCACCATCCCTCTGCAACGGAATGGATCCACCAGTGTGAGCTCAGCCCTTGCAG CCCCAGCCCAGAAACCAGAGGATGTCATTCACCGCTACATGGAGGAAGTGGCCTCTGCTCAAGACGAG GATGGCAGCCTCCAGTGCCCCTCATGCAAGACGATCTACGGCGAGAAGACTGGGACCCAGCCCAAGGGCAAGATGGAGATCTATAGTATTGCCCAGTCCCTCCCCGGCCACCCAGACTGTGGAACTATCCAGATAATTTACAGCATACCCCCTGGGATACAG GGTCCAGAGCACCCTAACCCGGGGCAGCCATACACCTGTAGAGGCTTCCCTCGCTTCTGCTTCCTCCCAGACAACGACAAGGGCAGAAAG GTACTTGAGCTGCTGAAGGTAGCGTGGACACGGCGCCTCATCTTCACAGTGGGCACGTCTAGCACCACGGGCGAGCCTGACACAGTGGTGTGGAACGAGATCCACCACAAGACGGAGATGATGTCCAACGTGTCAGGCCACGGCTACCCGGACCCCAACTATCTGGACAATGTGCTGTCCGAGCTGTCCTCTCAGGGGGTGACCGCCGACTGCCTGGTCAAACAGGAGGGCCCCAGCCAGGGAGGAGCGTCAAACTCTGGACTGTGA